In Macaca nemestrina isolate mMacNem1 chromosome 9, mMacNem.hap1, whole genome shotgun sequence, a single genomic region encodes these proteins:
- the LOC139356386 gene encoding supervillin-like, whose amino-acid sequence MDTEVSNQITLVEDVLAKLCKTIYLLADLLARPLPEGVDPLKLEIYLTDEDFEFALDMTRKEYNALPSWKQVNLKKTGGLF is encoded by the exons GACACGGAAGTTTCCAATCAGATCACCCTCGTGGAAGACGTCTTAGCCAAGCTCTGTAAAACCATTTATCTGCTGGCCGACCTCCTGGCCAGGCCACTCCCGGAGGGGGTCGATCCTCTGAAGCTTGAGATCTATCTCACCGATGAAGACTTTGAG TTTGCACTAGACATGACAAGGAAAGAATACAATGCCCTGCCCTCCTGGAAGCAGGTGAACCTGAAGAAAACAGGAGGCCTGTTCTGA